The sequence below is a genomic window from Dyadobacter chenwenxiniae.
CTTTGACCGGTATCATCCGCATGTCGACCGTTCATATTGGGTAGTAACAGATGTTCACCGGGAATCGACGAAGCAGACCGATGCCGCGCCGAGACCATTGGCCGATGTTTTGCGCCGGAGTTACCCGTTTGTTGAAAGTGCTGTGCGACTGGAAACCCTTTTTGGCCGGATGATCAGCGTCCCTAATGGCAAGGGGGGATGGGCGAAAAAATTTAATGAAGCTCGGAATATGTGTTTTACCGAGCCCCAGTACTTTGATCTTTTCGGGGTGGAATGGGTCAGTGGAAACCCTGAAACCGCGCTATCGTCACCAAACGCCATCGTCCTTAGCGAGCGATATGCCGAAAAATACTTCAATACAACCGCCGCGATGGGAAAAACGCTTCGGTTTGATAGCCGTGTTGATCTCACAGTAACCGGTATTATTAAAAATCCGCCGACAAACACGCAACTGCGTTATGACGGGCTCATTTCCTACGCTACCATTCCGGTAATCGAATCGCAGGCCGGAATGCAGGATTGGCTGGGGCTTCAGAGCATGTGTTTTGTGCTCATGCGTGATGGTTCAAAGACAGACCAGCTGCTTGGCGCCTTGCGTGCCATCAAAAAGAAGTATTTGCCGCCAGCCGAATCGAGCCACTTTTCGTACCATATTCTTCCACTGGAAGAGCTGAACCACCAGCGTAGCGGAATGGCTCCCAGGGTTGTACTGTATTCTTTGATCGCGGTTGGTCTTTTACTGGTAGGAGCTTCCTGCATTAATTATATCAATCTGGCCACTGCACAGGCGTTACAACGTTCGCGGGAAGTTGGCGTCCGAAAGGTTGTTGGAAGTAACCGGTTTCAGCTGCTCAAACAATTCATGATCGAAACCGGACTGATCACCCTATTTTCAGTGCTAGTGGCACTTGTGCTGACACAGCTTGCGATGCCCTTTGTGAACCAGACTCTTAATGATCAGGACGAAACACTTAAACCGTCCATTTCAATTTTGGACCTCCTGGAACCTGGCGCATTACTTTGGTTTTTGCCGCTATTAATCGGCGTCACGTTGCTTTCCGGATTTTATCCGGCGATAGTCCTTTCTGGTTTCAATCCCGCCAAAGCGCTGGCTGGCCGTTTGGACCGCGGCGCCGGTGGGCTGAACATCCGTAGGACACTCATTACAGGTCAATTCCTTCTTACCCAATTATTCCTGATTGTCGTTTTGGTTATAACTGCGCAGCTGCGCCATATGCAAAAAATAGATTGGGGCTTCCATAACGAAGGGATGCTCGCTATATGGCTTCCCCAGCAGGTGCCAGCCCAATATGAAAGGCTGAGGAATGGGTGGCAACGCATACCAGGAGTTGAATCGGTTACCTTCGCAAGCGATCCACCGGCATCACCGTACAATCGTCCCGCATCTTTTAGTTATCACACGGCAAGCGAACCGGAGCAATTCGAAACGCGGGTCAGGGCGGTCGATGGGAAATACCTGGCGGTATTTGGGCTAACACTTGTCGCGGGCCGCAACTTCGATGCAGCCGACACAACCGGGCAACGAGTGCTTGTGAACGAAACTATGGTAAAAAGACTGGGCCTTTCTTCACCAGCCCAGATAATCGGCAAGCGAATGCGCATCAAAGATGCGGACCGTACCATTGTGGGGGTAGTGAAAGATTTCCGAAGTGGTGATTCGCATTCTCCGATAGTCCCCGTTACCTTAATCCATGATCGAAAACACACGGCGATGGCAGTGCTTTCTTTCACCTCACGTCAACAGAACCTGCCAGAAAAAGCGGTACAAACTATTTGGGAACAAGTTATGCCCGATCATCTGTACAAATCTTCGTCGGTCGACAGGCTCATGAAGTCATTCACCAAAATGGAAGATCTATTGGCCGGGTTCGTGCAGATTTTTGCCTGCATTGCCATTGCCATGAACTGTCTTGGTCTGTATGGTCTGGTCACTTTTATGGCCGAAACCCGTGCGAAAGAGATTGGTATGCGTCGGATACTTGGCGCACGTACTGCACAAATGTTGTGGATTTTTGGAAAGGAGTTCAGTAGATTAATGGCGATTGGTTTTGTATTGGCCGCGCCGCTCGGCTGGTGGCTGACTTCTGGCTGGCTGCAGCAGTATGCGCATCGGATCCATGTGAACGGCTGGATATTACTCGCGACTATTGCGCTAATGGCCATTATTACGACCGCAACGGTGCTCGGTCATGCACTGAAAGCCGCTGTTGCCAACCCTGTGAGACATCTGAGGGTGCAATAACAAGTGAAGTACTAACGTCTTGGCTCAGCACCCCGAATCTTTGAAATTCTTGAAGACTTGGCTGTCGATTGCAGAAACGCAGGAATCTCAAAATGAGCGTGGCCAGTTGATACTGCTGACTAAAATACGTTCGGATTGAGTAACAATAATGGCTGCTGCAAATAGGAGTTGTGCAACACCCGCGAGGATTTGTGAAATTATTTTAAATTGTGTTCAATCAGTGAGCCGTGGTATCTTTGGACATGCATGACACCAATCCATGAATCAATAATGCGCTTACTGACTGTGAGCTGCACATGCAGCATGCGAGTGTGGGTCAAGCCAATTTGCTTAATTTACTAACAAGCAATTATCTGAGGGCGCATACTCCGAAAAATGTTGTTTTCTCGGAGTGCACCAGATTCTGACAATTCTCTGTGGTGTAACATACACTTATTGCAGTGGCACCAGGCCGATCACTGTTGGCCGGAATCTTCTCTCGCCGAG
It includes:
- a CDS encoding ABC transporter permease yields the protein MLSHFLSFAWRRIWREKHVNIIRAANLSIGLASGLVIFLVVNYMLTFDRYHPHVDRSYWVVTDVHRESTKQTDAAPRPLADVLRRSYPFVESAVRLETLFGRMISVPNGKGGWAKKFNEARNMCFTEPQYFDLFGVEWVSGNPETALSSPNAIVLSERYAEKYFNTTAAMGKTLRFDSRVDLTVTGIIKNPPTNTQLRYDGLISYATIPVIESQAGMQDWLGLQSMCFVLMRDGSKTDQLLGALRAIKKKYLPPAESSHFSYHILPLEELNHQRSGMAPRVVLYSLIAVGLLLVGASCINYINLATAQALQRSREVGVRKVVGSNRFQLLKQFMIETGLITLFSVLVALVLTQLAMPFVNQTLNDQDETLKPSISILDLLEPGALLWFLPLLIGVTLLSGFYPAIVLSGFNPAKALAGRLDRGAGGLNIRRTLITGQFLLTQLFLIVVLVITAQLRHMQKIDWGFHNEGMLAIWLPQQVPAQYERLRNGWQRIPGVESVTFASDPPASPYNRPASFSYHTASEPEQFETRVRAVDGKYLAVFGLTLVAGRNFDAADTTGQRVLVNETMVKRLGLSSPAQIIGKRMRIKDADRTIVGVVKDFRSGDSHSPIVPVTLIHDRKHTAMAVLSFTSRQQNLPEKAVQTIWEQVMPDHLYKSSSVDRLMKSFTKMEDLLAGFVQIFACIAIAMNCLGLYGLVTFMAETRAKEIGMRRILGARTAQMLWIFGKEFSRLMAIGFVLAAPLGWWLTSGWLQQYAHRIHVNGWILLATIALMAIITTATVLGHALKAAVANPVRHLRVQ